Proteins encoded together in one Desulfosporosinus meridiei DSM 13257 window:
- the cbiB gene encoding adenosylcobinamide-phosphate synthase CbiB has translation MIETLSWFGAVLPMVVLCGFILDQVIGDPHSWPHPVIGIGKGISFLEEKLNQGTPQVRRQNGVLLTLAVVGGSYLLTWGAVSLANFFHPILGFALSIYIVFTTLAAKSLLDAGQNVLVPLTKGDLNEARIQLSWLVSRDTTSLFEGEIARGTVETLAENFVDGILSPLFYAALGGAPLAMAFKAVSTLDSMVGYKNERYIDFGWFSARTDDWANYLPARLSVPILLLAGKLRRMPVAHAYRMWKRDASGHPSPNGGNPESVVAGLLGIQLGGINIYHGKTHHRAEMGDALHPVNATDIVRCRQLVKTSTWLSLIPALALAYLR, from the coding sequence ATGATAGAAACGCTTAGTTGGTTTGGGGCAGTCCTTCCAATGGTTGTTCTCTGTGGGTTTATTCTCGATCAAGTTATTGGTGATCCACACAGCTGGCCCCACCCGGTTATAGGGATTGGCAAGGGGATTAGTTTTTTAGAGGAGAAGCTCAATCAGGGAACTCCGCAGGTACGACGGCAAAATGGGGTCTTGTTAACCTTAGCTGTCGTAGGTGGAAGCTATCTGCTTACTTGGGGGGCTGTCTCTCTCGCTAACTTTTTCCACCCTATCCTTGGTTTTGCTTTAAGCATATATATAGTATTTACCACCCTGGCCGCGAAATCTCTTTTAGATGCGGGGCAAAATGTCCTAGTCCCCCTGACTAAAGGGGATTTAAATGAGGCTCGGATCCAGCTTTCCTGGTTAGTCAGCCGTGATACGACAAGTCTATTCGAAGGGGAAATTGCCCGTGGAACCGTCGAAACTTTAGCGGAAAACTTTGTCGATGGAATACTATCTCCTCTCTTTTACGCGGCTCTGGGAGGTGCCCCCTTGGCCATGGCCTTCAAAGCCGTGAGTACCTTAGATTCAATGGTCGGTTATAAAAATGAACGGTATATAGACTTTGGCTGGTTTTCAGCTCGCACAGATGATTGGGCAAACTACCTGCCTGCCCGCTTATCGGTTCCCATCTTGCTCCTGGCAGGAAAATTGAGAAGAATGCCTGTTGCTCATGCGTACCGGATGTGGAAGCGGGACGCCTCAGGACACCCCAGCCCCAATGGTGGAAATCCGGAAAGTGTGGTTGCCGGTTTGCTGGGAATTCAATTAGGTGGAATTAATATTTATCACGGGAAGACCCATCATCGTGCTGAGATGGGGGATGCACTCCATCCAGTCAATGCCACTGATATTGTTCGCTGCCGTCAGCTGGTAAAAACATCCACCTGGCTGTCTCTGATACCCGCGCTTGCTTTAGCTTATCTACGCTAA
- a CDS encoding cobyrinate a,c-diamide synthase, translating to MKIPRIVLAGTHSGVGKTTLATGLMAALKKRERPIQGYKVGPDYIDPSYHKAATGRASRNLDRWLLGESLPSVFAQTAKERWAVIEGVMGMYDGMSGTAGFGSTADVAKLLDAPIVLIVDASSMSRSVAALVHGFSTYDPQVKLRGVILNRVKSSAQEAILREALSEIRIPVLGVLPKELSLKLPERHLGLVPVGEGGLLEGFIDTLSELITKHVDLDLVESIMLDAPEFKQSSLPEIEKDHILDPSDKPNIIDPEQVSVSTTNNEIIYPNIQRQETSNKFRLGLAWDEAFLFYYQDALDLAVDLNASIVPFSPLHDHSIPEDLDGVFLGGGFPELHLKQLSQNKSFIKSLQDFAASGKPIYAECGGYMYLGKSITDFEGNELPMAGIIPMKAEMTKRLQGIGYRKGVFREGNFLGPDGTTVQGHEFHYSRVIYEKEYPPAYELFRGDKADRLEGYARDNIVASYLHLHFSGHPELLEHWFAFRPWRTEV from the coding sequence ATGAAGATTCCACGGATTGTCCTGGCAGGAACTCATAGTGGAGTGGGGAAAACAACCCTGGCAACGGGTTTAATGGCAGCCTTAAAAAAGCGGGAACGCCCAATCCAAGGGTATAAGGTTGGACCGGATTATATAGACCCCAGTTATCATAAGGCGGCTACGGGAAGGGCTTCCCGCAATCTTGACCGCTGGTTGTTGGGGGAGAGCCTGCCTTCCGTCTTTGCTCAGACTGCCAAGGAACGTTGGGCGGTGATTGAGGGAGTCATGGGAATGTATGATGGAATGAGTGGAACCGCGGGCTTTGGGAGCACTGCTGATGTGGCAAAACTCCTTGACGCTCCCATCGTTCTTATAGTCGATGCTTCCTCAATGTCTCGCAGTGTTGCAGCGTTAGTTCATGGATTTAGTACGTACGACCCTCAAGTTAAGCTTCGAGGAGTGATCCTTAATCGGGTTAAGTCCTCTGCCCAAGAAGCAATTCTTAGAGAAGCCCTTAGTGAAATTAGAATACCTGTCCTTGGAGTTTTACCCAAAGAACTATCCCTTAAGCTGCCTGAACGGCATCTAGGGTTAGTTCCGGTAGGGGAAGGCGGACTCTTAGAAGGATTTATCGATACACTTTCTGAGCTGATAACTAAACATGTTGACCTGGATCTGGTTGAAAGCATCATGCTGGATGCCCCCGAATTTAAACAATCATCTTTACCTGAAATAGAAAAGGATCATATTCTGGATCCTTCCGATAAGCCGAATATTATTGACCCAGAACAAGTGTCTGTTTCAACTACAAATAATGAAATAATCTATCCAAATATCCAGAGACAAGAAACTAGTAATAAGTTTCGGTTAGGCTTAGCTTGGGATGAGGCGTTTCTCTTTTACTACCAAGACGCCTTAGATCTTGCTGTAGATTTGAATGCCAGCATAGTACCTTTTAGCCCCTTACACGATCACTCTATCCCCGAAGATTTGGATGGGGTTTTCTTAGGCGGTGGTTTTCCGGAGCTGCATCTCAAACAGTTAAGTCAAAATAAGTCGTTTATAAAATCATTACAGGACTTTGCCGCCAGTGGTAAACCAATCTATGCTGAATGTGGAGGGTACATGTATCTCGGCAAGTCGATTACGGATTTTGAAGGAAATGAGCTGCCAATGGCCGGGATCATTCCCATGAAGGCTGAGATGACCAAGCGTTTACAAGGGATTGGCTATCGAAAAGGTGTCTTTCGTGAGGGTAATTTTCTCGGCCCTGATGGAACCACTGTTCAAGGGCATGAATTTCACTATTCTCGAGTCATCTATGAAAAGGAGTATCCTCCTGCTTATGAATTATTCAGAGGAGATAAAGCGGATCGTCTAGAAGGATATGCTAGAGACAACATAGTCGCTTCTTATTTGCACCTTCATTTTTCGGGACATCCGGAGTTACTGGAACATTGGTTTGCTTTCCGTCCCTGGAGAACAGAGGTATGA
- a CDS encoding GHMP kinase yields the protein MDFAVGLARCPGTCGEWVQGARDGVPFLIDCPIDRFSEARVTLNLNTTGWDLPLNKVKALQVLELLKKSLGLPRLGGKVEFSLQLPEGKGMASSTADITAVAAAALVALGEEPDSERLADFALRIEPSDSVMFPGITEIEHVQGHNHRLLGPTVPALFLALDWGGAIDTKVFNARPELSEHYRCQESAIKSAYQLACEGIKQGDLEKLARAGTISAQCNLEINHKSFFHPFLAWVLQKGGLGVVTAHSGTLLAGVFPPSGALNQDVCRSLLNEAQQRFTPAYLDIFHSHSGGIVANKIEITENTG from the coding sequence ATGGATTTCGCAGTCGGGTTAGCTCGTTGTCCGGGAACATGTGGAGAATGGGTACAAGGGGCTAGAGATGGAGTTCCATTTCTTATTGATTGTCCCATTGATCGATTTTCGGAAGCAAGAGTGACATTAAACTTGAATACTACTGGCTGGGATCTGCCCCTTAATAAAGTAAAAGCACTCCAAGTCTTGGAATTGCTCAAAAAAAGTTTAGGTCTGCCTAGGCTAGGGGGCAAGGTTGAGTTCTCTCTTCAGCTTCCGGAAGGAAAAGGGATGGCCAGCTCAACGGCAGATATTACTGCTGTGGCAGCAGCTGCTTTGGTTGCCCTGGGCGAAGAACCTGACTCGGAACGTTTGGCTGATTTTGCTCTCCGGATTGAACCCAGCGATAGTGTGATGTTTCCGGGTATTACGGAAATAGAACATGTTCAAGGGCATAACCATCGATTACTGGGACCCACTGTGCCGGCTTTGTTCTTAGCTTTAGATTGGGGCGGGGCCATTGACACGAAAGTCTTTAACGCTCGTCCGGAGCTTTCTGAACACTATCGGTGTCAGGAGAGCGCAATTAAGAGTGCGTATCAATTAGCCTGTGAAGGAATCAAGCAGGGTGACTTAGAAAAATTGGCAAGAGCCGGAACTATCAGCGCTCAGTGCAATTTAGAAATTAATCATAAATCATTCTTCCATCCTTTTTTAGCCTGGGTTCTGCAAAAGGGCGGGCTTGGCGTTGTCACTGCCCATAGTGGTACATTGTTAGCAGGAGTTTTTCCCCCAAGTGGAGCTTTAAATCAGGATGTCTGTAGGAGCTTACTAAATGAAGCTCAACAACGATTTACTCCTGCCTATTTGGACATCTTCCATAGTCATTCCGGCGGAATTGTCGCCAATAAAATCGAAATTACAGAGAATACGGGGTGA
- the cobD gene encoding threonine-phosphate decarboxylase CobD, whose protein sequence is MHGGNLRRAKEIYGLESFVDLSANINPFGPPPGVWASIEKGMKDIVNYPDPESIGLRKSLATHFNQPFETIMVGNGAGELIFTIVQALKPRRVAIPIPTFSEYERAARAAGSEVQYIPLGPEGWAKYQTDKKGHLSEANCKQQIWKDVLKDCDLLFLCSPHNPTGTVLEKETFEEILEFCQEIGCRILFDESFVDFLPDAERWSARDYLTANEHLMVLYSLTKFYSLPGLRLGSVFAQPRLIADFEQYRDPWSVNVLAQHAGISALEDLKYPDEVRGKLQESREYFYREFQSAGFLNLKLWPTVVNFALIEVLDQPPEKLIEHLGRSGILVRNCASFTGLPGNFIRVAIKDISVMQRLIAELKSWIGLSCGNGILI, encoded by the coding sequence ATGCACGGTGGCAATCTCCGCAGAGCCAAAGAAATCTATGGCTTGGAGTCATTTGTTGATCTCTCCGCTAATATAAACCCTTTTGGACCTCCACCTGGAGTATGGGCTTCTATAGAAAAGGGTATGAAGGATATTGTAAACTATCCGGATCCGGAGAGTATTGGGTTGAGGAAGAGTCTTGCAACACACTTTAATCAGCCTTTCGAAACAATTATGGTAGGCAACGGAGCCGGCGAACTAATCTTTACCATTGTCCAGGCGTTAAAGCCCCGGAGAGTGGCGATTCCTATTCCGACATTCAGTGAATACGAACGAGCTGCCCGAGCAGCCGGGTCTGAAGTTCAATACATTCCTCTGGGCCCGGAGGGCTGGGCAAAGTATCAAACGGATAAGAAGGGACATTTGTCTGAAGCTAATTGTAAGCAACAGATCTGGAAGGATGTTCTCAAGGATTGTGATTTGCTCTTTCTTTGTTCCCCTCATAATCCAACCGGGACTGTCCTGGAGAAAGAAACCTTTGAGGAAATTCTAGAATTCTGCCAAGAAATTGGCTGTCGAATTCTCTTCGATGAATCCTTCGTTGATTTTCTTCCGGATGCAGAGCGCTGGTCTGCTCGCGATTATTTAACTGCCAACGAGCATCTTATGGTTCTCTATTCTCTAACCAAGTTCTATAGTTTACCGGGGCTGCGTCTGGGCAGCGTTTTTGCCCAGCCAAGGCTAATTGCTGACTTTGAGCAGTATCGTGATCCATGGTCTGTTAATGTACTTGCTCAGCATGCCGGAATTTCGGCATTAGAGGATTTAAAGTATCCTGATGAGGTAAGGGGCAAACTGCAGGAGAGCAGAGAGTATTTCTATAGAGAGTTCCAGTCGGCAGGGTTTTTAAATCTAAAGCTCTGGCCGACTGTGGTTAATTTCGCCTTGATTGAAGTTTTAGACCAGCCTCCTGAAAAATTAATCGAACATTTAGGTCGCTCAGGGATCCTCGTGCGCAACTGTGCCAGTTTTACCGGCCTGCCTGGTAATTTTATACGGGTGGCGATTAAGGATATCTCAGTTATGCAACGCTTAATTGCTGAACTGAAGAGCTGGATTGGATTATCCTGTGGTAATGGCATTTTAATTTAA
- a CDS encoding methyl-accepting chemotaxis protein produces the protein MGLKTKLIAIFSLLSVIILAVSSVAGYTFTKNQVEQSIQNELKATEISGINKLDGWLISKAKMLEMTAATLKSSLGDQEPSVNNLAGFKVADKELSDVYVGTESGKLIDGSGWVAPKDYDPRARAWYKSATQEDKLVFTDPYLDQVTKEMAVAVAMPIKDTTGKTSGVISQDILLKTLVANVSALNLNGEGNALLVDKKGFLLAYPDVDAVSTNIFENPKLKDMSVILKDVLGEKLGIKNYTYQGQDMLLVYDIVPSTGWTLAISIPVDVINKPLADLRLLFSMLTFGLVLLVVGVTFLMARKITRPLETLNNKAKSVAEGDLTVEIEVVGKDESSQLADTFNVMVKNFKVILVGIVNNSQQLAASAEELTASADSVSASTEQMASSVQEVSDGVNNKLSGVEATAGSAKQVSMHMEKITRDIQKVTEGSLRTSEIAASGDNVVKKAINQMQSIGTKVNEASKVVNELGGKSDEIGQIVSLITNIASQTNLLALNAAIEAARAGEQGRGFAVVADEVRKLAEQSSDAAGKIRSLVDEIQHETTNAVQTMHDGSLAVNEGISMVNSAGEAFKDIVQGVNDFSLLTKTVVDVVREVSTSTEAIVNSVMEVANIPKEIASNLEGVVAGAEEQSFSMEEIRRASSELAKMAMEFQTSVAMFKL, from the coding sequence ATGGGTCTAAAAACTAAGTTAATCGCAATTTTTTCGTTATTATCCGTTATTATTCTTGCTGTATCATCAGTTGCAGGTTACACTTTCACAAAGAATCAGGTTGAGCAGAGTATTCAAAATGAATTGAAGGCAACAGAGATTTCCGGGATTAACAAATTAGATGGATGGCTGATAAGCAAGGCTAAGATGCTGGAAATGACGGCTGCTACACTCAAGAGTTCACTTGGAGACCAAGAGCCATCTGTTAACAATTTAGCTGGATTTAAAGTTGCTGACAAAGAACTATCTGATGTATATGTAGGAACGGAATCCGGCAAGTTGATCGACGGCAGTGGTTGGGTAGCACCAAAAGATTACGATCCTCGTGCAAGAGCATGGTATAAGAGCGCGACTCAAGAAGACAAGTTAGTCTTTACAGACCCTTATTTAGATCAAGTGACAAAAGAGATGGCTGTGGCTGTTGCGATGCCAATAAAAGATACAACAGGAAAAACAAGTGGTGTAATCAGTCAGGATATACTATTAAAAACTCTGGTGGCAAACGTTAGTGCTTTAAATTTGAATGGTGAAGGGAACGCCCTCTTAGTAGATAAGAAGGGGTTTTTATTAGCCTATCCAGATGTGGATGCCGTATCTACAAACATTTTTGAGAATCCTAAGCTGAAAGATATGTCTGTGATCCTAAAAGATGTTTTGGGGGAAAAGCTAGGAATAAAAAACTATACTTACCAAGGGCAAGATATGCTGCTTGTGTATGATATTGTTCCTTCAACGGGATGGACACTAGCTATATCAATACCAGTTGATGTGATTAATAAACCTTTGGCAGATTTAAGATTGCTATTTAGCATGTTAACATTTGGGTTAGTCCTGCTTGTAGTTGGCGTGACATTTCTAATGGCTCGTAAAATAACTAGGCCATTAGAAACTCTAAATAACAAAGCCAAATCCGTGGCAGAGGGTGATTTGACTGTTGAGATCGAGGTCGTGGGGAAAGATGAGAGTTCCCAACTTGCCGATACGTTTAATGTTATGGTGAAGAATTTTAAAGTGATCCTAGTAGGAATAGTTAATAACTCTCAACAATTGGCTGCTTCAGCGGAAGAGTTAACCGCTAGTGCAGATTCAGTTAGTGCATCAACTGAACAAATGGCATCTTCAGTTCAAGAAGTGTCCGATGGTGTAAACAATAAATTATCAGGGGTAGAAGCCACAGCTGGTTCGGCTAAACAAGTTTCTATGCATATGGAGAAAATAACTAGAGATATCCAAAAAGTAACTGAAGGGTCACTTAGAACCTCTGAAATAGCAGCATCAGGAGATAACGTCGTTAAAAAAGCTATCAATCAGATGCAGTCAATAGGTACTAAAGTAAACGAAGCTTCAAAGGTAGTTAATGAGTTAGGTGGCAAATCTGATGAAATTGGGCAAATAGTATCGCTAATCACAAATATCGCCTCGCAAACTAATTTGTTAGCTCTAAATGCTGCCATTGAAGCAGCCAGAGCCGGCGAACAAGGTAGGGGGTTTGCAGTAGTTGCCGATGAAGTACGGAAATTGGCGGAGCAATCCAGTGATGCAGCAGGTAAAATTCGTAGTCTAGTCGATGAGATTCAACACGAGACGACTAACGCTGTACAGACTATGCACGATGGTTCTTTAGCAGTCAATGAAGGTATTTCTATGGTTAATTCCGCCGGGGAAGCATTCAAAGACATTGTACAAGGTGTCAATGATTTTTCGTTGTTAACTAAAACTGTAGTAGATGTAGTACGTGAAGTTAGTACAAGCACTGAAGCAATTGTTAACTCAGTAATGGAGGTAGCGAATATCCCTAAAGAGATCGCTAGTAATTTAGAGGGCGTCGTAGCTGGGGCAGAAGAGCAAAGTTTTTCCATGGAGGAAATACGAAGGGCATCTAGCGAGCTAGCTAAAATGGCGATGGAATTTCAAACAAGTGTTGCCATGTTTAAATTGTAA
- a CDS encoding methyltetrahydrofolate cobalamin methyltransferase: MLVVGELINASRKAIGEAIRAQDAAYIQKVAKDEFEAGADYIDVNAGIFVGKEPEYLQWLVKTVQEVVDAPCCIDSPDPKAIDAALSVHKGVAMINSISLEKERYDALIPVVAGTDLKVVALCMSDEGMPETMDARLKIAEKLIEGLVKNNVPLNNIYVDPLVQPISTNNTFAVEFINSVEAIMTRFKGVHTMCGLSNVSYGLPVRKFMNQAFAIMAIGKGLDGLIINPLDKMMMASLVTAEALAGRDNYCVNYLKAYRNKKFDFLG; encoded by the coding sequence ATGCTAGTTGTTGGCGAGTTAATTAATGCTAGTCGCAAGGCCATAGGGGAGGCGATCAGAGCACAAGATGCTGCTTATATCCAGAAGGTAGCAAAAGACGAGTTTGAAGCAGGAGCAGATTATATTGATGTGAACGCGGGGATTTTTGTCGGCAAAGAGCCTGAATACCTGCAGTGGTTGGTTAAGACAGTGCAGGAAGTAGTCGATGCACCTTGCTGTATTGACAGTCCGGATCCCAAAGCCATTGATGCTGCCTTGTCTGTGCATAAAGGAGTGGCTATGATAAATTCAATCTCCCTGGAGAAGGAACGATATGATGCTTTAATCCCGGTAGTTGCCGGAACAGACTTAAAGGTTGTAGCACTATGTATGAGTGATGAAGGAATGCCTGAAACCATGGATGCTCGGTTGAAAATAGCAGAGAAACTAATTGAAGGACTTGTTAAAAATAATGTTCCCTTAAACAATATTTATGTAGACCCCTTAGTGCAGCCAATCTCGACGAATAATACCTTTGCTGTAGAATTTATAAATTCAGTTGAAGCAATTATGACGCGCTTTAAAGGGGTACATACCATGTGTGGATTATCCAATGTATCCTATGGGCTGCCGGTTCGGAAATTCATGAACCAAGCCTTTGCCATTATGGCTATTGGTAAAGGCTTAGATGGTTTAATTATCAACCCCTTGGATAAGATGATGATGGCCAGTTTAGTTACAGCAGAGGCTCTAGCCGGTCGGGATAACTACTGTGTTAATTATCTCAAGGCCTATCGCAACAAGAAATTCGATTTCTTAGGTTAG
- a CDS encoding CobW family GTP-binding protein, whose translation MVKFDIVSGFLGAGKTTLVKKILHSLDTCEKIVLIENDFGEVNVDRELLEIEGFEVYELSNGCVCCKLKGDFLLTLKNLLSQKIDRIIFEPSGIFVLEEILDVFKDSEVSGKCFINSVTTVVDVQNFSKNIQGYSEFFKNQIRHASSLVLSKVQFVNDYELTQVENSLKSLNETAQLVTKDWAQLSTLDIKELINGSCECVLNSSKQYLSHNFDSLGLKTTKTISLDQLKSILEKCKNGHFGALIRVKGIINSGSHYLEFNYVAGEYSIMAVSEVADGIVSFIGNGLEKEALASAFV comes from the coding sequence ATGGTTAAATTTGATATTGTTTCTGGATTTTTAGGAGCCGGTAAAACAACTTTAGTAAAAAAGATCCTACATTCACTGGATACCTGTGAAAAAATCGTCCTTATAGAAAACGATTTTGGTGAAGTCAACGTAGATCGAGAGCTGCTGGAAATCGAAGGGTTCGAAGTTTACGAACTATCTAATGGCTGTGTTTGCTGCAAGCTTAAAGGAGATTTTTTGCTTACTCTTAAAAATCTATTAAGTCAGAAGATCGATCGGATTATTTTCGAACCCTCCGGGATCTTTGTTTTGGAGGAGATCCTTGACGTCTTTAAAGACTCTGAAGTCTCCGGCAAATGTTTTATAAACTCAGTCACCACTGTCGTTGATGTGCAAAACTTTTCAAAGAATATTCAGGGCTACTCAGAATTCTTTAAGAACCAAATCCGCCATGCCTCATCCTTGGTGCTAAGTAAAGTACAATTTGTAAATGACTACGAGCTTACTCAAGTAGAGAACTCATTAAAATCACTCAACGAAACTGCCCAGCTTGTCACTAAAGATTGGGCACAATTATCGACGCTAGATATAAAAGAATTAATCAATGGTAGTTGTGAGTGTGTATTAAATAGTTCTAAACAATATTTAAGCCATAACTTTGACTCCCTAGGACTTAAAACTACAAAAACCATAAGCCTTGATCAATTGAAAAGCATCTTGGAAAAGTGTAAAAATGGTCATTTTGGAGCTCTTATTCGAGTTAAAGGTATTATTAATTCGGGGAGTCATTACCTCGAGTTTAATTATGTTGCCGGAGAATATTCAATCATGGCAGTCAGCGAAGTTGCAGACGGAATTGTAAGTTTTATAGGTAATGGTTTAGAGAAAGAAGCTTTGGCTTCAGCTTTTGTTTAA
- a CDS encoding cobalamin B12-binding domain-containing protein: protein MFDFSGLSNAVIEGDSDQVQAKVNAAINAKVDPLAIINQGLIGGMNVVGQRFKVNDMFVPEVLMSARAMNDGIELVKPLLAGGEMTNRGTVIIGTVKGDLHDIGKSLVGMMLECSGFKVVDLGVDISPEEFIKAIKENDGKVLALSALLTTTMLSMKSTIDECVAQGMRNDVKVIIGGAPISQEFSDQIGADGYAGDAAAAVELVAKLLAS, encoded by the coding sequence ATGTTTGATTTTTCTGGATTAAGCAATGCTGTCATTGAAGGTGACAGCGACCAAGTACAGGCAAAAGTTAATGCAGCCATCAATGCAAAGGTTGATCCTTTAGCAATCATTAATCAAGGACTTATCGGAGGTATGAATGTCGTTGGACAACGTTTTAAGGTTAATGATATGTTTGTACCAGAAGTATTGATGTCGGCTCGCGCCATGAATGATGGTATCGAATTGGTTAAGCCATTACTGGCAGGTGGTGAAATGACCAATAGGGGTACAGTTATCATTGGAACGGTAAAAGGAGATCTGCATGATATAGGCAAGAGCTTAGTCGGTATGATGCTCGAATGCTCAGGATTTAAAGTGGTTGATTTAGGAGTTGATATTTCTCCCGAAGAGTTTATTAAGGCTATTAAAGAAAATGACGGCAAGGTATTAGCACTTTCCGCCTTGTTAACAACCACAATGTTGTCCATGAAATCAACCATCGATGAATGTGTTGCTCAAGGTATGCGCAATGACGTTAAAGTTATTATTGGTGGTGCACCTATTTCTCAAGAGTTTTCCGATCAAATTGGTGCAGATGGATATGCCGGGGATGCTGCTGCTGCAGTTGAACTAGTTGCTAAATTATTGGCTTCTTAA
- a CDS encoding methanol--corrinoid methyltransferase, which yields MANLQFTELAYTDLNEFIYGQAKKPVVCSNGMVIGGGTVYPEVNLTLPTMLIDRETMPKVLSQYEEMIHGICSKAHELHSPGIIIEIELLPPCTFNPQWGIDVTKVVKGVMNEYYTKFGLKSLLRMTVVDVREGKTLTHMYKGEHWDNVVNTFRGCAEAGADFLAIESIGGKHLHDEAVMNCDLPKALFSLGVVGCRDMITLWDEIVKIAAETNCIPSGDTACGFANTSMVMAHKNFIPKVFAAIDRVMCAVRTLVAVERGAIGPDKDCGYEGVYLKAITGTPISMEGRTAACAHSSSVGNIAACLADCWSNESVENVRLLGGMAPTVYIEQLIYDCRIMNVATSRGSALEMRDILAESDRMYDPQAYVLDPKVVLKISQEIVQGKTHFERTKIAASATIKELRSAFQDGLLQLDAKELKYLDILEKQLKSIPDDEAEFTKMMLKNSTIDKFDPAKYDFNIDSAAK from the coding sequence GTGGCTAATCTTCAATTTACTGAACTTGCTTATACTGACTTGAATGAATTTATATATGGTCAGGCTAAAAAGCCTGTCGTTTGCAGCAATGGTATGGTCATAGGTGGAGGTACTGTCTATCCGGAGGTAAATCTTACCTTGCCTACCATGTTAATTGACAGAGAAACTATGCCCAAAGTACTATCCCAGTACGAAGAGATGATTCACGGGATTTGCTCAAAAGCCCATGAGCTTCATTCGCCAGGGATTATCATTGAGATAGAACTGCTTCCTCCGTGTACCTTTAATCCTCAATGGGGGATTGATGTCACTAAGGTTGTTAAAGGTGTCATGAACGAGTATTATACAAAGTTTGGCCTGAAAAGTCTCTTGAGGATGACTGTTGTAGATGTTCGTGAAGGAAAAACCCTTACTCATATGTACAAGGGAGAACACTGGGATAATGTTGTTAATACCTTCAGAGGGTGTGCTGAAGCCGGGGCTGACTTCTTGGCCATTGAATCCATTGGTGGAAAGCACCTCCACGATGAGGCAGTTATGAACTGTGACCTGCCTAAAGCTTTATTTTCTTTAGGGGTAGTAGGATGCCGAGATATGATCACTTTATGGGATGAAATTGTCAAGATCGCTGCTGAAACAAATTGCATTCCTTCCGGTGATACTGCTTGCGGCTTTGCTAATACTTCTATGGTCATGGCACACAAGAATTTTATCCCGAAGGTCTTTGCAGCGATTGACAGGGTTATGTGTGCTGTCAGAACATTAGTTGCCGTAGAGCGTGGTGCTATCGGACCTGATAAGGATTGTGGGTATGAAGGTGTCTACCTTAAGGCAATCACAGGAACACCCATTTCTATGGAAGGAAGAACGGCGGCTTGTGCTCACTCAAGTTCAGTTGGAAATATTGCTGCTTGCTTAGCGGACTGCTGGAGTAATGAGTCTGTAGAAAATGTCAGATTGTTAGGCGGAATGGCTCCTACTGTCTACATTGAACAGCTAATCTATGATTGTAGAATCATGAACGTAGCAACCTCTCGAGGCTCTGCTCTGGAAATGAGGGATATTTTAGCTGAATCGGATAGAATGTATGATCCTCAAGCGTATGTCCTAGACCCTAAAGTGGTACTTAAGATCAGCCAAGAGATTGTTCAAGGAAAAACTCACTTTGAACGAACAAAAATTGCCGCTTCTGCTACTATTAAAGAATTGCGCTCTGCTTTCCAAGATGGTTTACTGCAATTAGATGCTAAAGAATTAAAATACTTAGATATATTGGAAAAACAATTAAAATCTATTCCTGATGATGAAGCTGAATTTACAAAAATGATGCTAAAAAATAGTACTATTGATAAATTCGACCCAGCAAAGTACGATTTTAACATCGACTCTGCGGCAAAATAA